ATGGACGTGACCTTCCTACCGAGCTGCCCGTTCAGTCGAACAAACAGCTCACAGATGCTGAAAGCGATGGTGGTGTGAGCCGGGATGACAATGGCCTTGTCGCGACCTTTTGGGTTTCTGCCATCCTCAATCTGAAACTGCAATACAAACAGGAAAGTTCCTTTTTAGTCCATTTGCATGCTGCCGTTGACATAGGACATTGATACTGTCTGCTTAATGtcattcttatttttaatttttaaccgagcgattctcaaagtgtggcatgtgtaccactagtAGCATAGAccattttacacttgagactatCTGAGTCCTAGGATGCACATGTCTGAAACAATGAGTCTGAGCCCTGCAACACTGCGGCCCTGCAACTTATCATTATGGAGTACAGATACAGTAATCCAGTACTATATGAAGGGTGTTGTGTCCCAGTTCCGCTAAGTTGCAGATTTTCATTTCTACAACTTTTTCTATACTTTTGTGTTATCTATTGCTCTTATTTTCCCTCTCATTATATAATATTTTCGTCTGTTGTTATAGCAAATTGTTTCCCTATGTTTAAGCACAGTGTTATTGTTTAAACTGTAGCCAGtgttacagtggcttacaataacaatattaattttttttcggAACAAAGTCTATGCATGATTTTCTGTGGTTTCTGCTTTACCTAGTGGCTTCCTGGGCATGTTCTTTGTATTCTTCAGCAATTTGGTCACACACCAAATGTAAGCGTTGAGATTAGTATCCAAGGTCTCTTTTCTGCTTAGAATAAAAGCCCAAATGACTTTATATGAGTCGTTGCTGCCACATCAACGTCAATTAGCCAATAAATCGAAGTGCAGGTCAGTAACTGTTCCACACCGACCCAGATGAAACATCAGCAATGCATCCCATCTGCAATAAATGAACCGCCCTATAGCAAGGGATTGCTGGTATTCATGAGTTTGGTCATTTTTGTAGATGCACTTGGTGTAAAACAATTGAGAAAAACTGGCTTGACCTCATTGAGTGTGCTTAACCTGTTTTTTATTGAGAATGATTTTCTTAATCGTTTTCCCGGGAAGGCTTTGTTTACCCTCATGGTGGCCCCCCTCATTCCAGCATGGACTGTTAGAGCGCATTGACGAGTGGTACGGATGCTTTCCATGACGACACACAGGACGCTCCATCCGCTCTCCCGGGACTGACGGACCAGGCAGTGTTCCACGTCCACTTTCCTAAAACACCATGAGTTGTCAGTACTGTCGGGGTTTTCTACAAAGTCTTGGTTTTGCTTGTGAATCCAACACTGACACACTAGTGCACTTGATGTCAGTGTTGAataacgttatcatttattcatttattcattcctttTCTCATATTGCCTCAGTCACAAATGGGTCAATAATCATTTCAGTGCATGTGTTATCTTCAATTCAGGtgagaaaataatgtaaaatcgTGAGCTATATCATGTCAGAAAAACACTAAAGAGAATTTTTAGCTGTAACACTAACGTCATCGAAGACTGATTCAAAGTTGCGCTATACCTGGAGTTGAGTTCCCGCAGCAATGTGGGCACTTCCACCTCGTGTTTGGTCACAATGCCGAAGGAAGCTTTGACGGCCACCGAGTCAGAGCCGCTGATGTTGAAGCCCACTTCGTTGATGAGATGGTTTCCAAGGCGACCGTTGAGGGCCACGTCTGATTTGTCCTCATAGTTGAGCAGCTGATAAGAAGATACGCCTGAAGAAAGTAAATAGAATTTTGAATCATCACACTTTTGACATCTTCCTCACGCTGACTGTACCTGCTGTGATCTCCTTCTCCCCTACAAGGATATCTTTGAGGGAGAATGCAGTGGAGgcatacttcttcttcttcttccagaaGCGCCTCTTTCTCTTCCTGGTGACAAGGCTGAGAGGCTGGTAGCGGTCGGCCTCGCTGAGACTCGGTACAGGGATCAACCTCCCGGTGTCTCCCACCTGCTTGACGAAGTTCTTGGTGGCCGCTGCAAACATGTCTAACGTGGGACCGGCAGCTCAGTCTAAGCTTGCATGCTGATCACCGTGTCGCTTCTCACGTCGGTTGTGTAAATAATGCAGCGAGTTTGTAAGGTAATATGTGTGTTCACCCAGGTCACTGTAAGCCTGCAACTTCCTGTCACATGACTTATCTTCTGGGGAAGAAATGATGGAGATTTGAAGTGTGTGTCTTACacatcctttttgtttttgaaattcatGGTGTGTGGTCTAAATGCATTTAAGCCAACCTGCCTTTCTCCGTGATTCTTCTTTTAACTTGACTCCCTGACAAGGAATATATTGgaagcttctttttttatgttgttgtcaTCTCAACACCACTTAGAGCGGGAACATTTTTCTTATCAAAGGCAATTTCAGTTTTTATGGTCCTCTGAGAGCCAAACTATATTTATGAAGAAAGATGATCTTGTGATTGAACATATCGTCACAGTCAAGCAGAGTCCTTGCAAAGCCATCACGAAATAGAACATTGTATCgatttgtgaaaaaatttgaaatttgcatgttctccacaggCCTGCGtcagttttctcctggcactccagtttcttcccacatcccaaaaacatccaacattaattaggtacactaaattacccctaggtgtgattgggattgtgactgttgtctgtctccatgggccctgcggttggctggcaacctgctcaagttgtaccccgcctcctgcccgttgataactgggataggctctggcactcccgctacccttaTGTGGATAAGCgcctcggaaaatggatgaatggaaggaataaattatctatttttttttcttttccctttccCATCCCTCAAAATTTTTAGCTGATGCCCGAGGATTTAGGTGTAGTCTTTAATTATGTGCCTTGTTCAAAGACTCGAGTGGCGTCTGCCGGGGGAGGTTGGCCCTCAAGTGGAACGAGAAACGATGATGAAGAGGGAGGGGAGGCGGGGGGAAGACgcagtgaggaggaggagaaggacttCAGCTCATCCGGGAGTCCGGTGCACTCAGGGATATTCAGAACCTTCGGGCTGAATGCTGTAGCTCGGGATCGGCCCTTTTTTAAAGTGTGTACGTGAGGTCCCGTGTAGAAATGGGTCCTTTCGTGCACATGAGGATTACTGTACTCCTGGCCGCCATCTCCTTAACTCAGGTGATCACTGTCTCCTGTCAGGAAAACCCCAAGAATGGTGAGTAACCTTTGTTCATATCAGGGCCTCACATAAGTTCTCACGGGTAGTCATCCATTTTTGCACGTTTTGAGTATGTTCTTGACTCCAGGccttactgttttttttttttttttttcaatggacaGTTACATTTTACCACACAGATCACAGTTAAGAGGTTCTTTGTTTGAATCTCAGATCTGGCCTTGCTGTGTTGAGTGTTCTTCAGGTATTCTGtcttacacacacactccaAAGGTTGTAGGTTAAGTGAAGAGTCGATTATTTATAGATGCGAATGTGATGTGAttgtctgtttgtctgtatgtgcttTGCGACTGATTGGCAACCAGCCCAGGATGAGATTCACATAATGACCAATGTAGGCTTTTTGTGGCCCGTGACCTTAATGAGGACAGGTGGtgtaggaaatggatggatggcaactGACAAGGTTTGAAAGAGAATCTATAGTTCAGATAAAGAAGATTCAGACTCATTTTATATTCAtgattatattttcacaaacaaGATTTTGTTTTGAGGGTGCAATGATGTCATTTGTGACGTCATATcaacaaaatcaaatatagaTCCTTCTAATTCACATCCACTAGGTCATCCCTGCTCATTCTTCATCAAAAAAGATGCCAAGATGgacgaaaaaaaataatcctgctCTGACCGCACTGAATGGAGCATGTTCTCAAAGAGCGTGCGGGGCAGATGGTCTATTTCAGTGCGAGCTCGGCACCCAATGAAGGGGTTCCGAGCTCCACTCCTGTAATGATGTGGCCTTGTGGATGGGACAGACAAAAACA
This DNA window, taken from Syngnathoides biaculeatus isolate LvHL_M chromosome 2, ASM1980259v1, whole genome shotgun sequence, encodes the following:
- the pjvk gene encoding pejvakin: MFAAATKNFVKQVGDTGRLIPVPSLSEADRYQPLSLVTRKRKRRFWKKKKKYASTAFSLKDILVGEKEITAGVSSYQLLNYEDKSDVALNGRLGNHLINEVGFNISGSDSVAVKASFGIVTKHEVEVPTLLRELNSRKVDVEHCLVRQSRESGWSVLCVVMESIRTTRQCALTVHAGMRGATMRFQIEDGRNPKGRDKAIVIPAHTTIAFSICELFVRLNGQLDICVAPGSQGGFEQEQIREQLGGFVGHFSMGRLRRFLSGIIYGNPFRADDRTFEELTHSDTFMDDTMTDYYEKAASTTDISTAYLRESSHTRVNLLKHNIPKGPCALCGMGNQRRETVYGCVECSFGGQKYVRLHAVPCFDLWHKTLK